Proteins encoded together in one Miscanthus floridulus cultivar M001 chromosome 16, ASM1932011v1, whole genome shotgun sequence window:
- the LOC136512819 gene encoding protein LAZ1-like isoform X2, with protein MRVNLGLLLPLMDKYAAPTWAILISGFFMLLSVSLSMYLIFEHLSAYNNPEEQKFVLGVILMVPCYAIESYVSLVNPDTSVYCGILRDAYEAFAMYCFGRYITACLGGEDRTIAFLKREGGEDSGEPLLHHVSEKGVIHHHFPINYILKPWRLGVRFYHIIKFGIFQYVIIKTLTASLSLILQPFGVYCDGEFKWGCGYPYFAVVLNFSQYWALYCLVEWYTATKDELAHIKPLAKFLSFKSIVFLTWWQGVIIAIMYSLGLVRSPLAQSLELKTSIQDFIICIEMGVASVVHLYVFPAKPYELLGKQYSPTNISVLGDYAASDPVDPDEIKDISRPTKVRLPQLEPDEIIATNIKESVRDFVIGSGEYVVKDFKFTVNQAVRPVEKRFDKMKNNIKFRQSRDDNWVSASTPERTIRGIDDPLISGSASDSGIVGKGKRHRRDSSSAAAVDSWEGTEQAPDGFVIRGRRWEIKKS; from the exons ATGAGGGTCAATCTTGGGCTTCTATTGCCCTTGATGGACAAATACGCAGCGCCCACCTGGGCCATACTCATATCAGGATTCTTTATGCTTCTTTCTGTTTCCCTCTCGATGTACTTGATATTTGAGCACCTCTCGGCGTACAACAATCCAGAG GAACAGAAATTTGTTCTTGGTGTTATCTTGATGGTCCCTTGCTACGCTATTGAATCA TATGTTTCATTGGTAAATCCAGACACTAGTGTCTATTGTGGCATCTTGCGTGATGCCTATGAAGCATTTGCTATGTATTGCTTTGGAAGATATATAACTGCTTGTTTAG GTGGTGAGGATAGGACAATCGCATTTTTGAAGAGGGAGGGTGGCGAAGATTCCGGGGAACCTCTGCTGCATCATGTCTCTGAAAAGGGAGTCATTCATCATCATTTTCCTATTAATTACATATTGAAACCATGGAGACTCGGTGTGCGGTTTTACCACATTATCAAATTTGGTATATTTCAATAT GTTATTATAAAGACACTCACAGCTAGCCTGTCTCTTATTCTTCAACCTTTTGGTGTATATTGTGATGGAGAATTCAAATGGGGATGTGG ATACCCTTACTTTGCTGTAGTGCTGAACTTCAGTCAATATTGGGCCCTATACTGTTTAGTGGAATGGTACACAGctactaaggatgaattggcACATATTAAGCCATTGGCTAAATTCCTTTCCTTCAAGTCTATAGTGTTCCTGACCTGGTGGCAGGGTGTGATAATTGCCATCATGTATTCTTTGGGCTTGGTTAGAAGTCCGTTAGCACAGAGCTTGGAGTTAAAAACAAGTATTCAGGATTTCATCATTTGTATAGAG ATGGGCGTAGCATCAGTTGTTCACCTGTACGTGTTCCCTGCAAAACCTTATGAGCTATTAGGTAAACAATATTCGCCTACAAACATTTCAGTACTTGGGGACTACGCTGCCTCTGATCCTGTGGATCCTGATGAGATAAAGGATATCAGTCGACCTACCAAAGTGAGGCTTCCGCAGTTGGAACCAGATGAAATAATTGCAACTAATATTAAAGAGAGTGTTCGAGACTTTGTGATTGGCAGCGGAGAATAT GTGGTAAAAGATTTTAAGTTCACTGTTAACCAAGCAGTACGACCAGTGGAGAAGCGCTTTGACAAAATGAAGAACAACATCAAGTTTAGGCAAAGCCGGGATGACAATTGGGTGAGCGCATCCACACCAGAGAGGACAATTCGTGGTATTGATGATCCTCTCATAAGTGGGAGCGCCAGTGACAGTGGGATCGTTGGTAAAGGGAAAAGGCATCGAAGGGATTCGAGCTCAGCTGCCGCCGTGGACAGTTGGGAAGGCACTGAGCAGGCACCTGATGGCTTTGTCATACGGGGTCGCCGGTGGGAAATCAAGAAATCGTGA
- the LOC136512819 gene encoding protein LAZ1-like isoform X1 — translation MRVNLGLLLPLMDKYAAPTWAILISGFFMLLSVSLSMYLIFEHLSAYNNPEEQKFVLGVILMVPCYAIESYVSLVNPDTSVYCGILRDAYEAFAMYCFGRYITACLGGEDRTIAFLKREGGEDSGEPLLHHVSEKGVIHHHFPINYILKPWRLGVRFYHIIKFVKYFMHVQVIIKTLTASLSLILQPFGVYCDGEFKWGCGYPYFAVVLNFSQYWALYCLVEWYTATKDELAHIKPLAKFLSFKSIVFLTWWQGVIIAIMYSLGLVRSPLAQSLELKTSIQDFIICIEMGVASVVHLYVFPAKPYELLGKQYSPTNISVLGDYAASDPVDPDEIKDISRPTKVRLPQLEPDEIIATNIKESVRDFVIGSGEYVVKDFKFTVNQAVRPVEKRFDKMKNNIKFRQSRDDNWVSASTPERTIRGIDDPLISGSASDSGIVGKGKRHRRDSSSAAAVDSWEGTEQAPDGFVIRGRRWEIKKS, via the exons ATGAGGGTCAATCTTGGGCTTCTATTGCCCTTGATGGACAAATACGCAGCGCCCACCTGGGCCATACTCATATCAGGATTCTTTATGCTTCTTTCTGTTTCCCTCTCGATGTACTTGATATTTGAGCACCTCTCGGCGTACAACAATCCAGAG GAACAGAAATTTGTTCTTGGTGTTATCTTGATGGTCCCTTGCTACGCTATTGAATCA TATGTTTCATTGGTAAATCCAGACACTAGTGTCTATTGTGGCATCTTGCGTGATGCCTATGAAGCATTTGCTATGTATTGCTTTGGAAGATATATAACTGCTTGTTTAG GTGGTGAGGATAGGACAATCGCATTTTTGAAGAGGGAGGGTGGCGAAGATTCCGGGGAACCTCTGCTGCATCATGTCTCTGAAAAGGGAGTCATTCATCATCATTTTCCTATTAATTACATATTGAAACCATGGAGACTCGGTGTGCGGTTTTACCACATTATCAAATTTG TtaaatacttcatgcatgtgcagGTTATTATAAAGACACTCACAGCTAGCCTGTCTCTTATTCTTCAACCTTTTGGTGTATATTGTGATGGAGAATTCAAATGGGGATGTGG ATACCCTTACTTTGCTGTAGTGCTGAACTTCAGTCAATATTGGGCCCTATACTGTTTAGTGGAATGGTACACAGctactaaggatgaattggcACATATTAAGCCATTGGCTAAATTCCTTTCCTTCAAGTCTATAGTGTTCCTGACCTGGTGGCAGGGTGTGATAATTGCCATCATGTATTCTTTGGGCTTGGTTAGAAGTCCGTTAGCACAGAGCTTGGAGTTAAAAACAAGTATTCAGGATTTCATCATTTGTATAGAG ATGGGCGTAGCATCAGTTGTTCACCTGTACGTGTTCCCTGCAAAACCTTATGAGCTATTAGGTAAACAATATTCGCCTACAAACATTTCAGTACTTGGGGACTACGCTGCCTCTGATCCTGTGGATCCTGATGAGATAAAGGATATCAGTCGACCTACCAAAGTGAGGCTTCCGCAGTTGGAACCAGATGAAATAATTGCAACTAATATTAAAGAGAGTGTTCGAGACTTTGTGATTGGCAGCGGAGAATAT GTGGTAAAAGATTTTAAGTTCACTGTTAACCAAGCAGTACGACCAGTGGAGAAGCGCTTTGACAAAATGAAGAACAACATCAAGTTTAGGCAAAGCCGGGATGACAATTGGGTGAGCGCATCCACACCAGAGAGGACAATTCGTGGTATTGATGATCCTCTCATAAGTGGGAGCGCCAGTGACAGTGGGATCGTTGGTAAAGGGAAAAGGCATCGAAGGGATTCGAGCTCAGCTGCCGCCGTGGACAGTTGGGAAGGCACTGAGCAGGCACCTGATGGCTTTGTCATACGGGGTCGCCGGTGGGAAATCAAGAAATCGTGA
- the LOC136511377 gene encoding uncharacterized protein translates to MKAQADKNRTEGEFQEGDSIFLKLQPYIQSSIASRDHQKLSFRFYGPFNILHRIGKVAYKLNLPADAKIHLVVHVSQLKKHVPTTVVVSPDLFSICTDPCLAIAPLKALKDRSILRGLSTVYQKLIQWEGLPEVMATWEGAGYLKLKYPEFST, encoded by the coding sequence ATGAAGGCACAAGCTGATAAAAATAGAACTGAGGGAGAGTTTCAGGAAGGAGATTCAATTTTCTTGAAGCTACAGCCATATATTCAATCCTCTATTGCATCAAGAGACCATCAGAAGCTCTCATTTCGGTTTTATGGACCATTCAATATTCTCCATCGTATTGGTAAAGTGGCATATAAGCTTAACCTTCCAGCAGATGCAAAGATACATCTAGTTGTGCACGTCTCCCAGCTCAAGAAACATGTTCCTACAACAGTGGTGGTCAGTCCAGACCTGTTTTCAATATGTACTGATCCCTGTCTGGCAATAGCTCCTCTTAAGGCTCTGAAAGACCGAAGCATTCTTCGAGGTTTGTCAACTGTCTATCAGAAGCTCATACAATGGGAAGGACTGCCGGAGGTCATGGCGACTTGGGAAGGCGCTGGCTATCTGAAGCTCAAGTACCCGGAGTTCTCAACTTGA